In the Phaseolus vulgaris cultivar G19833 chromosome 7, P. vulgaris v2.0, whole genome shotgun sequence genome, one interval contains:
- the LOC137830662 gene encoding zinc finger protein 8-like produces the protein MDKTTTSTTTTSSHRQLHDFMNVDSFSQLPFIRPAPLAKDKSPIRLFGIDFAGGNNTLLSPDHSDSAETTNTNNNINSFELDANKDDTTTTTVTVTDTNGESSRRFECHYCCRNFPTSQALGGHQNAHKRERQHAKRAHLQSTMVHGSTFSDAHHVYNLMNYRFGSAPTPPMPYPTWNNAAAAANTRFYGTTPFSHSHQPHQQQPINGNPLALWRIPSNNPSFSHERSALFASEEISHVRGSQVVGGSGSQNRYVYDSKRGSVQEHVSLDLHL, from the coding sequence ATGGACAAGACAACCACCTCAACAACAACCACCTCCTCTCACAGACAACTCCACGACTTCATGAACGTGGACTCCTTCTCCCAACTCCCCTTCATCCGCCCTGCTCCTCTAGCCAAGGACAAGTCACCCATTCGTCTCTTCGGCATAGACTTCGCCGGCGGAAACAACACTCTTCTTTCACCCGACCATTCTGACTCCGCAGAAACAACCAACACCAACAACAACATCAACTCATTCGAACTCGATGCTAACAAGGACGAtaccaccaccaccaccgtCACTGTCACCGACACCAACGGCGAGAGCAGTCGCCGGTTCGAGTGCCACTACTGCTGCCGCAACTTCCCCACCTCCCAAGCCCTCGGCGGCCACCAAAACGCGCACAAGCGCGAACGCCAACACGCCAAACGCGCGCATCTCCAGTCAACGATGGTGCACGGAAGCACGTTCTCCGACGCGCACCACGTCTACAACCTCATGAACTACCGCTTCGGTTCCGCTCCAACGCCGCCAATGCCGTATCCGACGTGGAACAACGCCGCCGCCGCCGCCAACACGAGGTTCTACGGAACGACGCCGTTTTCCCACAGCCACCAGCCGCACCAGCAGCAGCCTATCAACGGAAACCCCTTGGCCCTGTGGCGAATTCCGAGCAATAACCCTAGTTTCAGCCACGAACGATCGGCGTTGTTCGCGTCGGAGGAAATAAGTCACGTGAGAGGGTCGCAGGTGGTGGGAGGGTCGGGGTCCCAAAACCGGTACGTGTATGACTCGAAACGCGGAAGTGTGCAGGAGCATGTGAGTTTGGATCTTCATCTGTAA
- the LOC137830664 gene encoding uncharacterized protein isoform X1, which yields MGTREVYEEKLRTGNLDHDPTLNPGLGSPRCPRCLSLLNPNSERGEWTITPVLHDATAVAGSGIGGMLSAVHSLNTGLPYLQKGLKGPKWLPFVVGIPPLLIFSGLSAAFGGYVLPKFTQLTVTSYYAASSGSHYGISLLTRHIEENYSSKTHIEENYSSKTQHLKRL from the exons ATGGGTACTCGAGAGGTCTACGAAGAGAAGCTAAGAACAGGGAATCTGGACCACGATCCCACCCTCAACCCTGGCCTCGGTTCCCCTCGATGCCCGCGCTGTCTCTCTCTCCTCAACCCTAATTCC GAAAGGGGCGAGTGGACCATCACTCCCGTCTTGCACGACGCCACTGCTGTC GCTGGCTCGGGGATTGGTGGTATGCTTAGTGCAGTTCATAGTTTGAATACAG GTTTACCATATCTTCAAAAGGGTCTGAAGGGACCGAAGTGGCTTCCTTTTGTAGTCGGG ATTCCTCCATTGTTGATATTCTCTGGCTTAAGTGCTGCATTTGGAG GTTATGTGcttccaaagttcactcaactCACTGTAACATCCTATTATGCTGCCTCGAGTGGCTCACATTATGGAATCTCTCTTCTTACCCGACATATTGAAGAGAACTACAGTTCCAAAACACATATTGAAGAGAACTACAGTTCCAAAACTCAGCATCTCAAGAGGCTCTGA
- the LOC137830664 gene encoding uncharacterized protein isoform X2: MGTREVYEEKLRTGNLDHDPTLNPGLGSPRCPRCLSLLNPNSERGEWTITPVLHDATAVAGSGIGGMLSAVHSLNTGLPYLQKGLKGPKWLPFVVGIPPLLIFSGLSAAFGGYVLPKFTQLTVTSYYAASSGSHYGISLLTRHIEENYSSKTQHLKRL, encoded by the exons ATGGGTACTCGAGAGGTCTACGAAGAGAAGCTAAGAACAGGGAATCTGGACCACGATCCCACCCTCAACCCTGGCCTCGGTTCCCCTCGATGCCCGCGCTGTCTCTCTCTCCTCAACCCTAATTCC GAAAGGGGCGAGTGGACCATCACTCCCGTCTTGCACGACGCCACTGCTGTC GCTGGCTCGGGGATTGGTGGTATGCTTAGTGCAGTTCATAGTTTGAATACAG GTTTACCATATCTTCAAAAGGGTCTGAAGGGACCGAAGTGGCTTCCTTTTGTAGTCGGG ATTCCTCCATTGTTGATATTCTCTGGCTTAAGTGCTGCATTTGGAG GTTATGTGcttccaaagttcactcaactCACTGTAACATCCTATTATGCTGCCTCGAGTGGCTCACATTATGGAATCTCTCTTCTTACCCGACATATTGAAGAGAACTACAGTTCCAAAAC TCAGCATCTCAAGAGGCTCTGA
- the LOC137830665 gene encoding dirigent protein 22-like, with protein MLTSLFFFFLFSSVTTAKTHRFVKTVSPSSLGLDQPQKLSHLHFFLHDVVAGTNQTAVRVAAAPATEKSPTMFGAVVMMDDPLTELPDAASAVVGRAQGIYASASTSELGFLMAMNFVFTEGKYNGSSLAVLGRNTVQSAVREMPVVGGSGLFRFARGYATAKTHYFGLLEAVVEYNVYVFHY; from the coding sequence ATGCTCACTTccctcttctttttcttccttttctcttctGTCACCACCGCCAAAACGCACCGTTTCGTGAAAACCGTTTCCCCTTCCTCCTTAGGCCTCGACCAGCCGCAGAAGCTCAGCCACCTCCACTTCTTCCTCCACGACGTCGTTGCCGGCACCAACCAGACCGCGGTGCGCGTCGCGGCGGCACCTGCCACGGAGAAGTCCCCGACGATGTTCGGCGCGGTGGTCATGATGGACGACCCGCTCACGGAGCTCCCGGACGCCGCCTCCGCAGTGGTCGGGAGGGCGCAGGGGATCTACGCGTCGGCGTCGACGTCTGAGCTGGGGTTTCTGATGGCCATGAACTTCGTGTTCACCGAGGGGAAGTACAACGGGAGCAGCCTAGCCGTGCTGGGGCGGAACACGGTGCAATCGGCCGTGAGGGAGATGCCGGTGGTCGGCGGCAGCGGGCTGTTCCGGTTTGCCCGCGGGTATGCGACGGCGAAGACGCATTATTTTGGTCTGTTGGAAGCTGTTGTGGAATATAACGTTTATGTTTTCCATTACTGA